Proteins encoded within one genomic window of Nonomuraea gerenzanensis:
- the pseB gene encoding UDP-N-acetylglucosamine 4,6-dehydratase (inverting) — protein sequence MSILSGSSILITGGTGSFGKAFIRHALDSLAVRRLVVFSRDELKQYETRQLFGDDERLRWFIGDIRDRDRLTRAMHGIDYVVHAAALKQVDTAEYNPFEYVRTNVAGSQNVVEAAIDCGVRKVVALSTDKASSPINLYGATKLVADKLFVSANHYAAAHETRFSVVRYGNVVGSRGSVIPLFQRLAQQGSSLPITDKRMTRFWITLEQAVRFVVDSFDLMQGGELYVPRIPSMRITDLAEALAPSSSIYEIGVRPGEKLHEEMIGPDDGRRTLRLEDRYVVQPTIATWGYVPPRTGELLPEGFSYRSDSNEQWLSVDDLRAMVAG from the coding sequence GTGAGCATTCTCAGTGGATCGTCGATTCTGATCACCGGAGGAACGGGGTCCTTCGGCAAGGCGTTCATCCGCCACGCGCTCGACTCGCTCGCCGTCCGGCGCCTGGTCGTCTTCTCCCGCGACGAGCTCAAGCAGTACGAGACCAGGCAGCTCTTCGGCGACGACGAGCGGCTGCGCTGGTTCATCGGCGACATCCGTGACCGCGACCGGCTCACCCGGGCCATGCACGGCATCGACTACGTCGTCCACGCCGCCGCGCTCAAGCAGGTCGACACCGCCGAGTACAACCCGTTCGAGTACGTCCGCACCAACGTGGCCGGCTCGCAGAACGTGGTGGAGGCCGCCATCGACTGCGGCGTACGCAAGGTCGTCGCGCTCTCCACCGACAAGGCGTCCAGCCCGATCAACCTCTACGGGGCCACGAAGCTGGTCGCCGACAAGCTCTTCGTCTCCGCCAACCACTACGCCGCCGCGCACGAGACCCGGTTCTCGGTCGTCCGCTACGGCAACGTGGTGGGCAGCAGGGGCTCGGTCATCCCGCTGTTCCAGCGGCTGGCGCAGCAGGGCAGCAGCCTGCCGATCACCGACAAGCGCATGACCAGGTTCTGGATCACGCTGGAGCAGGCGGTCAGGTTCGTGGTCGACTCCTTCGACCTCATGCAGGGCGGCGAGCTGTACGTGCCGCGCATCCCCAGCATGCGCATCACCGACCTGGCCGAGGCGCTGGCGCCCAGCAGCTCGATCTACGAGATCGGCGTGCGGCCCGGCGAGAAGCTGCACGAGGAGATGATCGGCCCCGACGACGGCCGCAGGACCCTGCGGCTGGAAGACCGCTACGTCGTCCAGCCCACGATCGCGACCTGGGGTTACGTGCCGCCGCGCACCGGGGAGCTGCTGCCCGAGGGCTTCTCCTACCGCTCCGACAGCAACGAGCAGTGGTTGTCGGTCGACGACCTGCGCGCCATGGTGGCCGGCTGA
- a CDS encoding cytidylyltransferase domain-containing protein, whose protein sequence is MRIVGIVQARMGSTRLPGKVLRELGDRSVLGWVVRAAREAGALDDLVVATTTEPADDAVVAECHRLGVACHRGPVDDVLTRFAQVLAGRRWDAVMRFTADCPLLDPEVVREAALVFRAVPGLDYLSTSLARTLPRGLDVELAGRAAFERAHAEAAGYHRTHVTSYLYEEPGQTRLLGLAYRPAADDLRVTLDTEDDWRLISAVVAELGDRCVPVRTLVSWLRERPEVCGLNAHVRQKALQDA, encoded by the coding sequence GTGCGTATTGTCGGAATTGTTCAGGCCCGTATGGGCTCAACACGACTACCCGGAAAGGTGCTGCGAGAGCTGGGTGACCGCTCTGTACTGGGCTGGGTGGTCCGCGCCGCGCGTGAGGCGGGAGCACTGGACGACCTCGTCGTGGCCACCACCACCGAGCCGGCCGACGACGCGGTCGTCGCCGAATGCCACCGGCTGGGCGTCGCCTGCCACCGAGGGCCGGTCGACGACGTGCTGACCAGGTTCGCGCAGGTGCTGGCGGGGCGGCGGTGGGACGCCGTCATGCGGTTCACCGCCGACTGCCCGCTGCTGGACCCTGAGGTGGTCAGGGAGGCGGCGCTGGTCTTCCGCGCCGTGCCCGGGCTCGACTACCTGAGCACGAGCCTGGCGCGTACGCTGCCGCGCGGCCTCGACGTGGAGCTGGCGGGGCGGGCCGCGTTCGAGCGCGCGCACGCCGAGGCCGCGGGCTACCACCGCACCCACGTCACCTCCTACCTCTACGAGGAGCCGGGGCAGACGCGGCTGCTCGGCCTGGCCTACCGGCCCGCCGCCGACGACCTCCGGGTCACGCTCGACACCGAGGACGACTGGCGGCTGATCTCGGCGGTGGTGGCCGAGCTGGGCGATCGCTGCGTGCCGGTCCGGACACTGGTGAGCTGGCTGCGCGAGCGGCCGGAGGTGTGCGGGCTCAACGCGCACGTGCGGCAGAAGGCCCTGCAGGACGCGTGA
- a CDS encoding DegT/DnrJ/EryC1/StrS family aminotransferase produces the protein MLPYGRQSIAESDVEAVAEVLRGDWLTTGPAVGRFEAELARWTGGVPCVSVTSGTAALHVAYVAAGVGAGDEVVTSPLTFVATAATAALLGARVRFADVQPDTGNLDPDAAAALVTAKTRVVTAVDYAGHPADYDELREVAARAGAVLVADAAHSIGSVYKDRPVGSLADLTTFSFFPTKTVTTAEGGAVAAADPARLRRAARFRNHGLVREPAEQRAPGEGGWHQEVHEFGLNYRLPDVLCALGVSQLRRLAQFRERRAALVERYDAMLRDVPGLTLPAQRAYVRPSWHLYPVRIGDGRRREVYERMRAAGIGVQVNYVPAYWHPAFEDLGYRRGLCPVAEAYYAQELSLPLFPGLTDAQQEHVVETLAGILR, from the coding sequence ATGCTGCCTTACGGCCGGCAGTCGATCGCGGAGTCCGACGTCGAGGCCGTCGCCGAGGTGCTGCGCGGCGACTGGCTGACGACCGGGCCCGCGGTCGGCCGCTTCGAGGCGGAGCTGGCCCGCTGGACGGGCGGCGTGCCATGCGTGTCGGTCACGTCGGGCACCGCGGCGCTGCACGTCGCCTACGTGGCGGCCGGGGTCGGAGCGGGCGACGAGGTGGTCACCTCGCCGCTGACGTTCGTGGCCACGGCCGCCACGGCCGCCCTGCTGGGCGCCCGGGTGCGCTTCGCCGACGTGCAGCCCGACACCGGCAACCTCGACCCCGACGCCGCCGCCGCGCTGGTCACCGCCAAGACACGGGTGGTCACGGCGGTCGACTACGCCGGCCATCCGGCCGACTACGACGAGCTGCGCGAGGTCGCCGCCCGCGCCGGGGCGGTGCTGGTGGCCGACGCCGCGCACTCCATCGGGTCGGTCTACAAGGACCGGCCGGTGGGCTCGCTGGCCGACCTGACCACGTTCTCGTTCTTCCCCACCAAGACCGTGACCACGGCGGAGGGCGGCGCCGTGGCGGCGGCCGACCCCGCGCGGCTGCGGCGGGCCGCCCGGTTCAGGAACCACGGCCTGGTCAGGGAGCCGGCCGAGCAGCGCGCGCCCGGCGAGGGCGGCTGGCACCAGGAGGTGCACGAGTTCGGGCTCAACTACCGGTTGCCCGACGTGCTCTGCGCGCTCGGCGTCAGCCAGCTGCGGCGGCTGGCACAGTTCAGGGAGCGGCGGGCCGCGCTGGTCGAGCGGTACGACGCGATGTTGCGCGACGTTCCCGGGCTGACGCTGCCCGCCCAGCGGGCGTACGTGCGGCCGAGCTGGCACCTCTACCCCGTCAGGATCGGTGACGGGCGGCGGCGCGAGGTGTACGAGCGCATGCGGGCCGCCGGGATCGGGGTGCAGGTCAACTACGTGCCCGCCTACTGGCACCCGGCGTTCGAGGACCTCGGCTACCGGCGCGGGCTCTGCCCGGTGGCCGAGGCGTACTACGCGCAGGAGCTGTCGCTCCCGCTGTTCCCCGGCCTGACCGACGCCCAGCAGGAGCACGTCGTGGAGACGCTGGCGGGCATCCTGCGCTAG
- a CDS encoding PseG/SpsG family protein, producing MKIGVGHLVRCVALAEELSARGVGVVFLGKVCGSAWARAQLRERGFPLVPAPAEPARLAALACELRLDAMVLDSYELPAETGAVLRDARFAVLALMDGDPLGQEADLYLDQNLGAERRPFPLQARRLAGARYALLRDSVRRHARAPAGDAVPEVLCFFGGTDSGGVAPAWARALNATGHPFRGTVVSPAPFSAGGPITVIPPTDRLPALMAGADLVVTAAGSAIWELLYLGVPTALTWVADNQRIGYEELVGLGAAAGLGRAADAEATGVLARLLADPVAREEHGRRGAGLVDGRGRERVADALLAIC from the coding sequence ATGAAGATCGGGGTCGGGCATCTGGTGCGGTGCGTGGCGCTGGCGGAGGAGCTGAGCGCGCGGGGCGTCGGGGTGGTCTTCCTCGGCAAGGTGTGCGGCTCGGCGTGGGCCAGGGCGCAGCTGCGCGAGCGCGGCTTCCCGCTGGTGCCCGCGCCGGCCGAGCCCGCCAGGCTGGCCGCGCTGGCCTGCGAGCTGCGCCTGGACGCCATGGTGCTCGACTCCTACGAGCTGCCCGCGGAGACCGGCGCGGTGCTGCGCGACGCCCGTTTCGCGGTGCTGGCCCTGATGGACGGCGACCCGCTGGGCCAGGAGGCCGACCTCTACCTCGACCAGAACCTCGGCGCCGAGCGGCGGCCCTTCCCGCTGCAGGCCCGGCGGCTGGCCGGAGCCCGCTACGCGCTGCTGCGTGACAGCGTGCGCCGGCACGCGCGGGCGCCCGCCGGCGACGCGGTGCCCGAGGTGCTCTGCTTCTTCGGCGGCACCGACAGCGGCGGCGTCGCGCCGGCGTGGGCGCGGGCGCTCAACGCGACCGGGCACCCCTTTCGCGGCACGGTCGTGAGCCCGGCCCCGTTCTCGGCGGGCGGGCCCATCACCGTGATCCCGCCGACGGACCGGCTGCCCGCGCTGATGGCCGGCGCCGACCTGGTGGTGACGGCGGCCGGGTCGGCGATCTGGGAGCTGCTCTACCTCGGGGTGCCCACGGCGCTGACCTGGGTGGCCGACAACCAGCGCATCGGCTACGAGGAGCTGGTGGGCCTGGGCGCGGCGGCCGGGCTGGGGCGGGCGGCGGACGCGGAGGCGACCGGCGTGCTGGCGCGGCTGCTCGCCGACCCCGTCGCCCGCGAGGAGCACGGGCGGCGGGGCGCCGGGCTGGTGGACGGCAGGGGCCGCGAGCGCGTCGCCGACGCGCTGCTGGCCATCTGCTGA